A stretch of the Flavobacterium sp. 5 genome encodes the following:
- the nagB gene encoding glucosamine-6-phosphate deaminase → MRTTSNLGNDISFKKAGQFEDTRFEKIHNVIFKNSIDASIIVAQEIADLIRSKQEKNKKCVLGLATGSSPIKVYQELVRMHKEEGLSFDNVVTFNLDEYYPMPKESNQSYHYFMHQHLFNHVDIRPENVNIPDGTVELEDLNQFCVDYEMNIKNAGGLDFQLLGIGRTGHVGFNEPGSHINSGTRIITLDHITKVDASGDFNGIGNVPKKAITMGVSTILRSKRIVLMAWGQNKASIIKRTIQGDISSEVPATFLQNHNNTTFILDQGAASELTRLETPWLVGECIWTPELKSKAIVWLCQHTNQSILKLTDRDYNNNGMSDLLAAGSSSYDLNINMFNVLQHTITGWPGGKPNTDDSFRPERANPSKKRIILFSPHPDDDVISMGGTFAKLIKQGHDVHVVYQTSGNIAVTDDEALKFAEVCNDFVENNKSGINFQSVIDSINSKPIGQSDTLEVRKLKGLIRRRESYAATRYIGLKDENTHFLDMPFYETGMVQKKPLGPEDIAIVKEIIEKIKPHQVFAAGDLADPHGTHEVCLNAIFAAMKALKSKPFMNDCWLWLYRGAWHEWDIHEIDMAVPLSPDEVLLKRQAILYHQSQKDRVMFQGNDSREFWVRAEDRNKNTAKLYDDLGLAEYEAIEAFKRFEY, encoded by the coding sequence ATGAGAACTACATCAAACTTAGGTAATGACATAAGCTTCAAAAAAGCAGGTCAGTTTGAAGACACCCGTTTTGAAAAGATTCACAACGTAATTTTTAAAAATTCGATAGATGCTTCAATTATCGTTGCTCAAGAGATTGCGGATTTAATTCGTTCTAAACAAGAAAAGAATAAAAAATGTGTGTTAGGTTTAGCAACAGGCTCATCTCCTATAAAAGTATATCAAGAATTGGTGCGTATGCACAAAGAAGAAGGTTTAAGTTTTGACAATGTTGTTACTTTTAACTTAGATGAATACTATCCGATGCCAAAGGAAAGCAATCAGAGTTATCATTATTTCATGCATCAGCATCTTTTTAATCATGTTGATATCAGACCCGAAAATGTTAATATTCCTGACGGAACTGTTGAATTAGAAGACTTAAATCAATTTTGTGTTGATTATGAAATGAATATTAAAAATGCTGGTGGATTAGATTTTCAATTACTAGGAATTGGTCGTACTGGGCATGTAGGTTTTAATGAGCCAGGATCACACATAAACTCAGGTACTAGAATTATTACCTTGGATCATATTACCAAAGTAGATGCTTCAGGTGATTTTAATGGAATCGGTAATGTTCCTAAAAAGGCAATCACTATGGGAGTTTCAACAATTCTTAGATCCAAAAGAATTGTTTTGATGGCTTGGGGGCAAAATAAAGCCTCTATTATAAAAAGAACTATTCAAGGTGATATTAGCTCTGAAGTACCTGCTACTTTTTTGCAAAATCATAATAACACTACTTTTATTTTAGACCAAGGAGCTGCTTCAGAATTGACTCGTTTAGAAACACCTTGGTTAGTAGGGGAGTGTATTTGGACACCTGAATTAAAAAGTAAAGCTATTGTTTGGCTTTGTCAGCATACTAATCAGTCGATTTTAAAATTAACTGATAGAGATTACAATAATAATGGAATGTCTGATTTATTAGCAGCAGGTAGTTCATCTTATGATCTGAATATTAATATGTTCAATGTATTGCAACATACTATAACTGGATGGCCAGGGGGAAAACCAAATACAGATGATTCTTTCCGACCAGAAAGAGCTAATCCATCTAAAAAAAGAATAATTCTTTTTAGTCCACATCCTGATGATGATGTCATTTCTATGGGGGGAACTTTTGCAAAGTTAATTAAGCAGGGTCACGATGTACATGTAGTATATCAAACTTCTGGGAATATTGCAGTTACTGATGATGAGGCGTTAAAATTTGCTGAAGTATGTAATGATTTTGTTGAAAATAATAAATCAGGAATTAATTTTCAATCAGTAATTGATTCCATTAATTCAAAACCAATTGGGCAAAGTGACACTTTAGAGGTTCGTAAATTAAAAGGCTTGATAAGAAGACGTGAATCGTATGCTGCTACAAGATATATCGGGTTAAAGGATGAAAATACTCATTTTTTGGATATGCCTTTTTATGAAACAGGAATGGTTCAAAAGAAACCATTAGGGCCAGAAGATATCGCTATAGTTAAAGAAATTATAGAGAAAATTAAGCCACATCAGGTATTTGCAGCTGGAGATCTTGCTGATCCACATGGTACTCATGAAGTATGTTTGAATGCCATTTTTGCAGCCATGAAAGCATTAAAATCTAAACCATTTATGAATGATTGTTGGTTGTGGTTATACAGAGGCGCTTGGCACGAATGGGACATTCATGAAATTGATATGGCGGTTCCATTAAGTCCAGATGAAGTGTTATTGAAAAGACAAGCTATTCTGTATCATCAGTCTCAAAAAGATAGAGTAATGTTTCAAGGTAATGACTCTAGAGAATTTTGGGTAAGAGCAGAGGATAGAAATAAAAATACTGCCAAATTATACGATGACTTAGGTTTGGCCGAATATGAAGCTATAGAAGCTTTTAAACGTTTTGAGTACTAA
- a CDS encoding beta-N-acetylhexosaminidase: MKYILFFLFVSIISSAQVTKEQLDIMPWPQNINLSEGYFIVSKDFKVNITGTPNARIFVGATNFLRRLDGRTGKFFNQGFITGLNEVPDAQLQINCVRSGKIELYEDESYLLDVTTSKITINATTDIGALHGLETLLQLLQNNSSSFYFPVSKISDFPRFTWRGLMIDGARHFMPVDVIKRNLDGMAAVKMNVFHWHLVDDQGWRIEMKKHSKLIEMASDGNYYTQEEIKNIIKYAADRGILVVPEIDVPGHASAILTAYPEIGSKVEILNVGNGEKGQQFKQIQKYDVERNAGIFTPTLDPSNPKTYELLSSIFDEVCPLFPGKFFHIGGDENEGKDWDSNPKIQEFKKKHNLANNHELQTYFTMQLVPMLKKHNKVLMGWEEIMTKNMSKDAIIHSWKGANEGVPAGQSLVNAVKGGYKTVLSNGYYIDLVYGVENHYTVDPMPKNIALTDEEKARILGGEAPMWTELATPATIDSRIWPRTAAIAERLWSNESVTDLTSLRKRLNTISFRLEELGLTHLKSKEGLLRNISNNQRSEALLDLSNVCEPLKGYSRNSEGTEYKMYSPLTLFADVCTPDASDAILFNQAVSNYLSNKSLVNKLVVFSYLNKWIKMNSELNVLSNNAPLVQPLLPLSKRLNDVSQELLLVLDNKSTLKSDDLKKLIEDCNTKEYADVELAVYAGLKRLL; this comes from the coding sequence ATGAAATACATTCTGTTTTTTTTATTCGTTTCTATTATTTCTTCAGCTCAAGTTACTAAAGAGCAATTGGATATTATGCCTTGGCCTCAAAATATCAACCTCAGTGAAGGTTATTTTATTGTGAGTAAGGATTTTAAAGTAAATATTACTGGAACTCCAAACGCAAGAATATTTGTAGGTGCGACTAATTTTTTGAGAAGATTAGATGGAAGAACTGGGAAGTTTTTTAACCAAGGATTTATAACTGGTTTAAATGAAGTTCCTGATGCTCAATTGCAAATTAATTGTGTACGCAGTGGTAAAATTGAACTATATGAGGATGAAAGTTATTTACTGGATGTGACAACAAGCAAGATTACTATAAATGCTACTACCGATATTGGTGCTTTGCATGGTTTGGAAACGCTGTTACAACTTTTACAAAACAATAGTAGTTCTTTTTATTTTCCAGTTTCAAAAATTTCAGATTTTCCAAGATTCACTTGGAGAGGTTTAATGATTGATGGTGCTAGACATTTTATGCCTGTTGATGTTATTAAACGCAATTTAGATGGAATGGCAGCTGTAAAAATGAATGTTTTTCACTGGCACTTGGTAGATGATCAAGGTTGGAGAATCGAAATGAAAAAGCATTCGAAGTTAATTGAAATGGCGTCTGATGGAAACTATTATACACAAGAAGAAATTAAAAATATTATAAAATATGCAGCTGATAGAGGAATTTTAGTAGTTCCAGAAATTGACGTTCCTGGTCATGCGTCTGCTATTTTGACTGCTTATCCAGAAATTGGCAGTAAAGTTGAAATTTTGAATGTTGGGAATGGTGAAAAAGGGCAGCAATTCAAACAAATACAAAAGTATGATGTAGAAAGAAACGCTGGGATTTTTACACCTACACTTGATCCTTCGAATCCTAAAACATACGAGTTGTTAAGTTCTATTTTTGATGAAGTTTGTCCACTCTTTCCTGGGAAATTTTTTCATATAGGGGGTGATGAAAATGAAGGGAAAGACTGGGATTCAAATCCTAAAATACAAGAATTCAAAAAGAAGCATAATTTAGCTAATAACCATGAATTGCAAACTTATTTTACGATGCAATTGGTTCCAATGCTTAAAAAGCATAATAAAGTCTTAATGGGTTGGGAAGAAATTATGACTAAAAACATGTCCAAAGATGCCATAATACATTCTTGGAAAGGTGCTAATGAAGGTGTTCCAGCTGGTCAATCATTAGTTAATGCTGTAAAAGGCGGATATAAAACCGTTTTGTCTAATGGGTATTATATTGATTTAGTTTATGGAGTTGAAAATCATTATACTGTAGATCCAATGCCAAAAAATATAGCATTGACTGATGAGGAAAAAGCAAGAATATTAGGTGGAGAAGCTCCTATGTGGACTGAATTGGCAACTCCTGCGACAATTGATTCTCGGATTTGGCCAAGAACTGCAGCTATTGCTGAAAGGTTATGGTCTAATGAAAGTGTTACGGATTTGACTAGTTTACGCAAAAGATTAAATACAATTTCTTTTAGATTGGAAGAATTAGGGTTGACACATTTAAAAAGTAAAGAAGGCCTGTTGAGAAACATTAGTAATAATCAAAGAAGTGAGGCTTTACTCGATTTATCTAATGTTTGCGAACCATTAAAGGGCTATTCAAGAAATAGTGAAGGCACTGAATATAAAATGTATTCTCCATTGACATTATTTGCTGATGTGTGTACTCCAGATGCTTCAGATGCGATACTATTTAATCAAGCAGTTTCTAATTATTTATCTAATAAATCACTTGTAAATAAATTAGTTGTATTTAGTTATTTAAATAAATGGATTAAAATGAATTCAGAATTAAATGTTTTGAGTAATAATGCTCCACTTGTTCAACCACTTTTGCCATTATCAAAAAGATTAAATGATGTATCACAGGAATTATTACTTGTTTTGGATAATAAATCAACTTTAAAATCAGATGATTTAAAAAAATTAATTGAGGATTGCAATACAAAAGAATATGCAGATGTTGAGTTAGCAGTTTATGCTGGCTTAAAGAGATTATTATAA
- a CDS encoding glycosyl hydrolase family 18 protein produces MKNYFRLLIMVLFPLLVVAQPAHGKKVVGYYAQWSIYARDFNIPKIDGSKLTHLNYSFYGTTFDPAHPENTKLLCLDSYADFEHMEGGIPWDAPVKGNFYDLMKLKEKYPHLKVLISVGGWTKGQDLSPIAASSVARAALAADMAKFITTYPFIDGFDIDWEYPLSGGTDGTEVINGSPIPPQKYSPDDNKNLVYLLKAMRQAMPNKLISIAAGNNVRKVASQYLGPSNRSQYGMTEDISTYCDYITYFGYDFGGNWYDKTCYNAPLYASGNSNDPLYGVTQSESLDELTNQYLNVVGFPANKLIMGLPFYGKKFDHVTTNSTNGLFVSAPRDVVSGCTNPQNPTGTWDGSAACEKSGSIEICDLVGNPVTNSHPYLDPNTMLVTPTAAAAGWVRYFDNTTKVPYLYNATLKQFISYEDKQSMDLKVQYIKSRNLAGGMVWELSQDTRGSIPNALLNQVDTSFGSVLPGSVTIAGSVKNGAALVPDVTVELRDGSNNVLATVVSTTGSFTFNNLPSGQNYSLTALKGGYTFIPVNLTNVTVNQTAVVIQGTQPLYTVSGTILDGTIPVVGVTVSATTGTTTLTGVSNASGVYSVAGLTAGLNFTVTAAKSGFSYLPVSTVYNAISSNKTLNFTQTAPIVYYTITGTVLNSTTPVAGVTVTAAATGGNLTGVTNASGAYSISVPSGGNYTVTAASAGKSFTPISTVYTNLIANKTLNFTQDVVVPPSSKISGTVKNGANPVAGAKVELILNWMDNTHPYVSKIAITDAQGKYSFENALTAGYTTIASLKLNAWENGDVVYLPSNLANFAVPTNSTVYDFNTSVVTPVYYTVNGTVLNGATPVSGATISAVSGATTLTATSDASGNYSVVNLVSGSNYTVIVAKTGVTFTPVSTVYNAISSNKTLNFSQTVVNPTYYTVSGTVLNGTTPVSGVTVSAVSGTTTLTSTSDASGNYSVANLIAGSNYTVTAAKTGVTFTPASTVCTAISSNKTLNFTQTVVNPVYYTVSGTTKNGTNTVSGVTVSASSGTTTLTATSDASGNYTVANLVAGSDYVVSAAKTGLNFSPASTTYSAINSNKTLNFTQNVVSGNLISGTVKNGTTPVSGAKVELILPWVDSTHGWKSVFATTDAQGNFSYDNSVVLGYSIVTSLKLNAWENGDVTYLPSNLANFAVPTTPQVYNFNTQTAVVTKPVVAITAPTASAIAINLGSAINFVASVGLSATDATTISSVVFSLDGQNLSATNSSGTYTAIWTPVANQFSLSHTLTVTATASNGTTDAKTYSFTLNCSGANCPNQLPVITWNSPSNTTVNQSSFQVVPISVTAVDSDGTVSGVSITINGGTFNMTAGANNTYTYNFTPSAYQDYPVVIKATDNKSAVTTLNNTIKIAPPSTNRFIALPSKIILGYAHSWENAGAPFLYFNQMVGSKFNVVDYSFVETVNRDGYTPVLTTNDTRYLTNGVFNKQLLKNDIKSLRDSGVPVIVSIGGQNGHVVLDNVAQKNTFVNGLKAIIDEYQFDGVDLDFEGGSMNFNAGGLRDISYTGISAYPRLKNIVDACKELKAYYGPGFLLTAAPETQYVQGGYSTYTDTFGSFLPIIQNLRNDLDLLAVQLYNTGGENGLDGQYYGSAKKANMVTALTDMVIKGYNIGTTGMHFDGLPASKVLIALPACPSAAGSGYLTPAEGISAMDYLRNGNTFSGRTYTMQPGGPYPSLRGLMTWSVNWDASSCGNSSELSKAYANYFATQGTSKVVSLDKIEAKSNSTVVYFKNDALSVTNEIVDIAQVDVFNTIGQSLVSYKNIQNNKEVVLQNQNFLTKQLFIVVVTDKMGSKKSFKVMNFLN; encoded by the coding sequence ATGAAAAATTATTTCAGATTACTGATTATGGTACTCTTTCCATTACTAGTGGTAGCCCAACCAGCTCACGGTAAGAAAGTAGTAGGGTATTATGCGCAATGGTCCATTTATGCCCGGGACTTTAACATTCCTAAGATAGATGGAAGTAAATTGACGCATTTAAATTATTCTTTTTATGGGACGACTTTCGATCCTGCTCATCCTGAGAATACAAAGTTACTATGCTTAGATTCCTATGCTGATTTTGAGCACATGGAAGGAGGAATTCCTTGGGATGCTCCAGTAAAAGGAAACTTTTATGACTTGATGAAGTTAAAAGAAAAGTATCCTCATTTAAAAGTTTTAATTTCTGTTGGAGGATGGACAAAAGGTCAAGATTTATCTCCAATTGCTGCAAGTTCTGTAGCAAGAGCTGCTTTAGCTGCAGATATGGCAAAGTTCATTACTACTTATCCGTTTATTGATGGATTTGATATTGACTGGGAATATCCTCTTTCTGGAGGAACAGATGGTACAGAAGTTATTAATGGATCACCAATTCCTCCACAAAAGTACAGCCCTGATGATAATAAAAATTTAGTGTATTTATTAAAAGCAATGCGTCAGGCAATGCCAAATAAATTAATCTCTATTGCGGCTGGAAACAACGTTAGAAAAGTAGCCTCACAATATTTAGGCCCAAGCAATAGATCACAATACGGAATGACAGAAGACATTTCTACTTATTGTGATTACATCACTTACTTTGGATATGATTTTGGTGGTAATTGGTATGATAAAACATGCTATAATGCCCCTTTATATGCAAGTGGTAATTCAAACGATCCTTTATATGGTGTAACTCAATCAGAATCACTTGATGAATTAACCAATCAATATTTGAATGTTGTTGGTTTTCCTGCGAATAAATTAATCATGGGATTGCCTTTTTATGGAAAAAAGTTCGATCATGTTACTACCAATTCAACTAATGGATTATTTGTTTCTGCACCAAGAGATGTAGTTTCAGGATGTACCAATCCACAAAATCCTACAGGAACTTGGGATGGTTCTGCTGCATGCGAAAAATCTGGAAGTATCGAAATTTGTGATTTAGTTGGAAATCCAGTTACAAATTCACATCCTTATTTAGATCCAAATACAATGTTAGTTACTCCAACTGCAGCAGCTGCAGGATGGGTTAGATATTTTGATAATACAACTAAAGTTCCTTATTTATACAATGCTACTTTAAAACAGTTTATAAGTTATGAGGATAAACAATCGATGGATTTAAAAGTACAGTATATCAAATCAAGAAATCTTGCCGGAGGTATGGTTTGGGAATTATCTCAAGATACTAGAGGTTCTATTCCAAATGCTTTATTAAATCAGGTTGATACTTCTTTCGGAAGCGTTTTACCAGGATCTGTAACGATCGCAGGATCTGTAAAAAACGGAGCAGCTTTGGTTCCAGATGTTACAGTAGAATTAAGAGACGGAAGTAATAATGTTTTAGCAACTGTTGTTTCTACTACGGGTAGTTTTACTTTTAATAATTTGCCTTCAGGACAAAATTATTCTCTTACAGCTCTAAAAGGAGGGTATACTTTTATTCCGGTAAATCTAACCAATGTTACGGTTAACCAAACAGCTGTTGTTATTCAGGGAACACAACCTTTATATACAGTAAGCGGAACTATTTTGGACGGAACTATACCAGTGGTTGGCGTAACAGTTTCGGCTACCACAGGAACAACAACTTTGACAGGAGTTTCTAATGCAAGTGGTGTTTATAGCGTTGCTGGTTTAACAGCGGGACTAAACTTTACAGTAACAGCTGCAAAATCTGGTTTTTCTTATTTACCGGTTTCAACAGTTTATAACGCGATAAGCTCGAATAAAACACTTAATTTCACTCAAACTGCGCCAATTGTTTACTATACAATTACAGGAACTGTTTTAAACAGCACAACTCCAGTTGCAGGAGTTACCGTTACAGCGGCTGCTACAGGAGGAAATTTAACAGGAGTTACAAATGCCAGCGGAGCTTACTCAATTAGTGTACCGTCAGGCGGAAATTATACAGTTACTGCTGCTTCGGCAGGAAAGTCGTTTACACCGATTTCAACCGTGTATACCAATCTTATAGCCAATAAAACACTCAACTTTACTCAGGATGTCGTTGTGCCTCCATCAAGTAAAATTAGCGGAACAGTTAAGAACGGTGCTAATCCTGTTGCTGGTGCAAAAGTAGAATTGATTTTAAATTGGATGGATAATACACATCCATACGTAAGCAAGATTGCTATTACTGATGCACAAGGAAAATACAGCTTTGAAAATGCTCTTACAGCTGGATATACTACTATTGCAAGTTTAAAATTAAATGCTTGGGAAAATGGAGATGTGGTTTATTTACCATCAAATCTGGCAAACTTTGCAGTTCCTACAAATTCAACAGTTTATGATTTTAATACAAGTGTTGTTACTCCAGTATATTATACGGTAAACGGGACAGTTTTAAACGGAGCAACTCCAGTTTCAGGAGCAACAATTTCGGCAGTTAGTGGAGCTACAACATTAACAGCGACTTCAGATGCAAGTGGTAATTATAGTGTTGTAAATTTAGTTTCGGGATCAAATTATACGGTAATTGTTGCAAAAACAGGAGTTACTTTTACTCCGGTATCAACAGTTTATAATGCGATAAGTTCAAACAAAACATTGAATTTTAGTCAAACTGTTGTTAATCCTACATATTATACAGTAAGCGGAACAGTTCTAAACGGAACAACTCCAGTTTCGGGTGTAACAGTTTCGGCGGTTTCAGGAACTACAACATTGACATCTACCTCAGATGCTTCAGGAAATTATAGCGTTGCAAATTTGATTGCAGGTTCTAATTATACAGTAACAGCTGCTAAAACTGGCGTGACATTTACCCCGGCTTCAACAGTTTGTACTGCTATTAGTTCAAATAAAACATTGAATTTTACACAAACAGTTGTTAATCCTGTTTATTATACGGTAAGTGGGACAACTAAAAATGGAACAAATACAGTTTCAGGTGTAACAGTTTCAGCAAGTTCAGGAACAACAACTTTAACAGCTACATCAGATGCTTCAGGAAATTATACGGTTGCAAATTTAGTTGCTGGATCAGACTATGTTGTTAGTGCTGCTAAAACAGGATTAAATTTTAGTCCTGCTTCTACAACCTATTCTGCAATTAATTCTAATAAAACTTTAAACTTTACTCAGAATGTTGTGAGCGGAAATTTAATTAGCGGAACTGTTAAAAATGGGACAACTCCAGTTTCTGGTGCAAAAGTAGAATTGATTTTACCTTGGGTTGATAGTACTCATGGATGGAAAAGTGTTTTTGCAACAACAGATGCACAAGGAAATTTTAGTTATGATAATTCAGTTGTACTAGGTTATTCTATCGTTACAAGTTTAAAATTGAATGCTTGGGAAAACGGTGACGTAACTTATTTACCATCAAATTTGGCAAACTTTGCAGTGCCAACAACGCCACAAGTTTATAATTTTAATACACAAACGGCTGTTGTGACTAAACCAGTGGTTGCCATTACAGCGCCAACAGCTTCGGCGATTGCTATAAATTTAGGATCAGCAATTAATTTTGTTGCAAGTGTTGGATTAAGTGCTACTGATGCCACTACAATCTCATCTGTTGTATTTAGTTTAGATGGACAAAATTTGAGCGCTACCAATTCATCAGGAACTTATACAGCGATTTGGACACCAGTTGCAAATCAGTTTTCGCTTAGTCATACATTAACTGTTACGGCTACTGCTTCAAACGGAACGACAGATGCAAAAACATATAGTTTTACATTAAATTGTTCAGGTGCAAACTGTCCAAATCAATTGCCTGTAATTACTTGGAATTCACCGTCAAATACTACTGTAAATCAAAGTTCTTTTCAAGTTGTGCCAATTTCGGTTACAGCTGTTGATAGTGACGGAACGGTTTCGGGTGTTAGTATTACAATAAATGGAGGTACATTCAATATGACAGCAGGTGCAAATAATACCTATACGTATAATTTTACACCATCTGCTTATCAGGATTATCCGGTTGTAATCAAAGCAACCGATAATAAATCTGCTGTAACTACATTAAACAATACAATTAAAATTGCTCCGCCGAGCACCAATAGATTCATCGCGCTTCCATCTAAAATTATTTTAGGATATGCACACTCTTGGGAAAACGCTGGTGCTCCATTTTTATATTTTAATCAAATGGTGGGAAGTAAGTTTAACGTAGTTGATTATTCTTTCGTAGAAACCGTTAATCGCGATGGTTATACACCAGTATTAACTACAAATGACACAAGATATCTAACCAATGGCGTTTTCAATAAGCAATTGTTGAAAAATGATATTAAATCCTTAAGAGATAGCGGCGTTCCTGTTATTGTTTCTATTGGAGGTCAAAATGGTCATGTTGTTTTAGACAATGTAGCTCAAAAAAATACTTTTGTTAATGGTCTGAAAGCAATTATTGACGAGTATCAATTTGATGGAGTTGATTTGGATTTTGAAGGTGGATCGATGAATTTTAATGCAGGAGGTTTAAGAGATATTTCTTATACAGGTATTTCTGCTTATCCAAGATTAAAAAACATAGTAGATGCCTGCAAAGAATTAAAAGCGTACTATGGCCCAGGATTTTTATTAACTGCTGCTCCGGAAACACAATATGTACAAGGAGGATATTCAACCTATACTGATACCTTCGGTTCATTCCTGCCAATTATTCAAAACTTACGTAATGATTTGGATTTGTTAGCCGTACAATTGTATAATACAGGAGGAGAAAACGGATTGGATGGTCAATATTATGGTTCAGCTAAGAAAGCAAACATGGTAACTGCCCTAACGGATATGGTGATAAAAGGGTATAACATTGGTACAACAGGAATGCATTTTGATGGTTTACCGGCCTCAAAAGTTCTTATTGCATTACCCGCTTGCCCAAGTGCAGCAGGTAGCGGTTATTTAACGCCGGCAGAAGGAATTAGTGCTATGGATTACTTAAGAAACGGAAACACTTTTTCAGGAAGAACATATACTATGCAGCCAGGCGGACCATATCCTTCTTTAAGAGGTTTAATGACTTGGTCTGTAAACTGGGATGCATCTTCTTGTGGTAATTCATCTGAATTATCTAAAGCGTATGCTAATTATTTTGCAACTCAAGGAACGTCCAAAGTAGTGTCGCTTGACAAAATTGAAGCGAAGAGTAATAGTACAGTAGTTTACTTTAAAAATGACGCTTTATCAGTTACCAATGAAATAGTAGATATTGCTCAGGTTGATGTATTCAATACAATTGGACAATCTTTAGTAAGCTATAAGAATATTCAAAATAATAAAGAAGTAGTGCTTCAAAACCAAAATTTCTTAACGAAACAATTATTTATTGTTGTAGTAACTGATAAAATGGGAAGCAAAAAATCATTCAAAGTAATGAACTTTTTAAATTAA
- a CDS encoding SusD/RagB family nutrient-binding outer membrane lipoprotein encodes MKNKLLMLGTVLAFSLGSCTGDFEDINNSDSNFSNTQLEQDFNHVKAPIKKMERGMYILVADDWQGDIQFNLSADIFSGYMATPHDFAGNNNNSTYALSDGWNQAEWVQKYQNEMVYAYNLEKATKGKYPQFYAWSLILKVYAMHKTTDYYGPIVYSGFGNPDGTTPYDSQEAVYNQFFAELKTATDILNAKVASGTKTFFPDAADPTDGTTAKGDIVKWIKFANSLRLRLAMRISNVNPAKAKIEGEEALKGYGVITSNDDNVFYLADHPVATYSGPWADIVAGGALTTIMNGYNDPRRATFFEAAKNGTYQGIRMGSLVNDDYRFAKADQFSIVGKIVRQNMIPWFCAAESHFLKAEGALKGWNVGGTAQSFYESGIATSFAQLNAGSASTYINDDTSMPDDFSDPLNAGNNITAKNLVSVKWSEGAGNEVKLQKIITQKWIAGFPDGQEAWAETRRTGYPKLFLPVNNFSAGKIEAGAFVKRVNFPVNEKTSNPAGYAQGVKLLGDDDDGGSRLWWDTGVNKF; translated from the coding sequence ATGAAAAATAAATTATTAATGTTAGGTACAGTTTTAGCGTTTTCGTTAGGTAGCTGTACAGGTGACTTTGAGGATATAAATAATAGTGATTCTAATTTTAGTAACACACAATTAGAACAAGACTTTAATCACGTAAAAGCTCCAATTAAAAAAATGGAGCGCGGAATGTATATTCTTGTTGCTGATGATTGGCAAGGAGATATTCAGTTCAATTTAAGTGCTGATATTTTCTCTGGATATATGGCTACTCCTCATGATTTTGCTGGTAATAATAATAACTCTACTTATGCTCTTTCTGACGGTTGGAATCAAGCGGAATGGGTTCAAAAGTATCAAAATGAAATGGTGTATGCATATAATCTTGAAAAAGCAACAAAAGGTAAGTACCCACAATTTTATGCATGGTCTTTGATTTTGAAAGTTTATGCTATGCATAAAACTACGGATTATTATGGGCCAATCGTATATTCTGGTTTTGGAAATCCAGATGGAACAACTCCTTATGATTCACAAGAAGCAGTTTATAATCAATTTTTTGCAGAGTTAAAAACAGCTACAGATATTTTGAATGCAAAAGTAGCTAGTGGTACTAAAACCTTTTTCCCGGATGCAGCTGATCCTACTGATGGAACTACTGCAAAAGGAGATATTGTAAAATGGATAAAATTTGCTAATTCTTTGCGTTTGCGTTTAGCAATGCGTATTTCGAATGTTAATCCAGCAAAAGCAAAAATTGAAGGAGAAGAGGCTTTAAAAGGATATGGTGTTATTACTTCAAATGACGATAACGTATTCTATTTAGCTGATCATCCTGTTGCAACTTATAGTGGACCATGGGCGGATATTGTTGCTGGAGGAGCTCTTACTACAATCATGAATGGTTATAATGATCCAAGAAGAGCTACGTTCTTCGAAGCTGCAAAAAATGGTACTTATCAAGGTATCAGAATGGGTTCTTTGGTTAATGATGATTATAGATTTGCAAAAGCGGATCAATTTTCTATAGTAGGTAAAATTGTTAGACAAAATATGATTCCTTGGTTTTGTGCTGCGGAGTCACATTTCTTAAAAGCTGAAGGAGCTTTAAAAGGATGGAATGTTGGAGGAACTGCTCAATCATTTTATGAGTCTGGTATTGCAACTTCTTTTGCGCAATTGAATGCAGGAAGCGCTTCTACTTATATTAATGATGATACTTCAATGCCTGATGATTTCTCTGATCCATTAAATGCTGGTAATAATATTACTGCTAAAAATTTAGTATCTGTTAAGTGGTCTGAAGGTGCTGGTAACGAAGTTAAATTGCAAAAAATTATTACTCAAAAATGGATTGCAGGTTTCCCTGATGGTCAAGAAGCTTGGGCTGAGACTAGAAGAACAGGATATCCTAAATTATTTTTACCTGTAAACAATTTTTCTGCAGGAAAAATTGAAGCTGGAGCTTTTGTTAAAAGAGTGAATTTCCCAGTAAATGAGAAAACTTCTAATCCAGCAGGTTATGCCCAAGGGGTTAAACTTTTAGGAGATGATGACGATGGAGGAAGTAGACTTTGGTGGGATACTGGAGTTAATAAATTCTAA